Part of the Candidatus Eisenbacteria bacterium genome, TACCTCTTCTTCTTCACCTCGTACCTTCCGTTCTTCTACATGCCGAAGAAGACGGCGATCCAGGAGAAGGAGAAGCGGTACGAGCATCTCGCGCTCCGGGTGGAGGAGGCGCGCCGCGCCGCGGCGGACCTCCCCAAGCTGGAGGCGGAGCTCGCGGAGCTGCACGGCCGTTGGAAGATCGCGATGAGCCACCTGCCGGAGAAGAAGGACATCGCCTCGCTTCTTCGCCGCGTCACGCTCTCGGGAGAGCGCGCGGGCGTCCGTTTCCTCCTGTTCGAGCCGCAAGAGGTCTCGAGCCGGGGAATCTACGACGAGCATCCGGTCCGCGTTCGGGTCGAAGGAGGCTACCACGGGATCGGTTCGTTCCTCGGGAACCTCGTTAATCTCGACCGGATCGTTCATGTGTCCGGGATCGCCCTTAAGGCGCATCGAACCGACGAAGCGGAGCAGGTCGTGCAAGGGGAGATGATCGTTTCCGCGTTCACCGTGCCGGCCGGTCGCGCGGATCAAGCCGTGGTCCGACCGAGCCCCGGAGGGGCTCCGGAGTCGTTGCGAAATGAACCTTCGCAGCACGATGAAAACGTTCCGAACGAGTAAGAGAAGGACGGCGCTTCTCGCTTCGGCGGCGGCCGTTCTCTTGGGGATTGCGTTCGCGGGGCCGCATCTGGCGGGCGCCGCCGGCGGGGGAGCCGGCTGGGTGGTGCGCCAGGTCGTCCGCGCCGTGGCGTACCGGAATGTGTCGCCGGAAGACGAAACGGCTGTCCTGAGCGCTCGGGTCCGAGTCGCCGCGCATCCCGGGGCGCCGTCGATCGAGCAGGCGGGTCTTCCTTCGGTCCCCGAAGGCGAACCGTCGGAGGAGCCCGCGCCCCCCGAGGAGCTTCCGGCGGTCGATCTCGTCACGCCTCTTGAGCAGGAGATAGAAGGCCGCCGGCCCGACCTTCCCTCGTATCGGACGTTCGGCCTTCGCGATCCGATGGTCCCGCTCGTGACGATCGACGGCGAGCAAGACGACGAGACACAGTTCAGCGTCTACCGGCTCACGCTCGTCGGCGTCGCTTGGAACGGAGAGCGGGTCGCGCTTCTCGAGGATCCTGCCCGCAAGAGTTACCTCTACCGCGTCGGGGAGTGGACGAAGGACGGCGGGCGTGTGACCGACATAACGGAGAACTCCATCACCTTCGCGCACGTGCGGTACGGAGAGATGACCCGGTTCACCCTCCGTCTCGAGGCGCCCAAGGAGGAGCAGTGATGAGCATGGATGCGGGCGGCGCGCGGAGAGCGCGCGCGGCGGTCGGGGGGCGAGGCCTCCTCGCGGTCGTCGGGATCTCGGGCCTGTTCCTGCTCCTCTCGCCGGTCCTCGCCGCGGACCCGTACGAGGAGCCGGGCATTCTCTCGCTTGATGTGCAAAAGGCCGAGATCGCAACGGTGCTTCGGACGATCGCGGACTTCAGCGGAAGGAACATCGTCGCCGGCCCGGAGGTAACGGGGCTCGTGACCGTTCGCATCCTCTCCGTTCCGTGGCGGAGCGCCCTCGACGTCGTGCTTAGGGCGAACGGATACGGGTGGAAGGAGGACGCGGAGGGGATCATCCGCGTCACGACGATCAAGAACCTCCAGAACGAGGACGTGGAAAAGGAGGCGGCCGAAAGAAGAAGGGAAGATCTCCTTCCTCTCCGAACCCGCGTCTTTCCCGTGAACTTCGCGAAGGCGGAGGAACTCAAGGACGCCGTCGAGACGATCCTCTCTCAGAGAGGACAAGTCCACGTGGACGAACGAACGAACGCCCTCCTCGTGAAGGACATCGATCTCAACCTCGATCGCATCGGCGAGCTGGTTCGAGAGCTGGATCTGGAGACGAAGCAGGTCGAGATCGTGGCGAAGCTCGTCGATCTCGACGCGAAGGTCTCGCGGGAGCTCGGCATCGAGTGGCTCGCCTCGGGGTTGAACAACCCGGCGATCGACGCAACGGCGGACGTAGCGGTCAACGCGGCGAGCCCGGCGCGCGCCGGGACCTTCTCGGTCGGAACGGTCGGGCCCGGAGGGAGCCTCGACGCGACCCTCACGGCGCTCGCCACACAGAACAAGGCGCGG contains:
- the pilO gene encoding type 4a pilus biogenesis protein PilO, with protein sequence MKKIDIRDRSSQKIALVVILFLGLNYLFFFTSYLPFFYMPKKTAIQEKEKRYEHLALRVEEARRAAADLPKLEAELAELHGRWKIAMSHLPEKKDIASLLRRVTLSGERAGVRFLLFEPQEVSSRGIYDEHPVRVRVEGGYHGIGSFLGNLVNLDRIVHVSGIALKAHRTDEAEQVVQGEMIVSAFTVPAGRADQAVVRPSPGGAPESLRNEPSQHDENVPNE